The Rhizobium etli 8C-3 genome has a segment encoding these proteins:
- a CDS encoding alpha-mannosidase yields MTLTLTQRLDRIRVRIAELEYWRSRETIEIDGWTFEGEPIAIGSSWPRKDGTVRFSGAITLPGHWPLDEARLVLDLGGESLITIVDEAGKERRLGLDPYHREFLVPSRSIRIFSETVARLPFGEPVQHPRLERGAVIWLDTAVDRLWLLLRQVSEAADILDGHEVTPHLLDVAEQAMRTLDWPSATAAYVARTAPSPIQQKIWQLPPVEISPEGLNQSQRASVLEAYETLVGQLKQLRQRFPPQGEIALTGHAHIDLAWLWPYSETRRKMRRTFHTALSLMEQSSDFRFNQSTAHYYAQIAEDDPGLLARIVERVKAGQWETLGGMWVEPDTNMPTGESLSRQILYGQRYFEKTFGVRHTVCWLPDCFGFSGALPQLLRQGGMNSFFTIKVNWSETNRFPADLFWWEGLDGSRVLAHTFDNPMQGYNGFVRPDCFVPTWKNFRQKDKHETTLLAVGYGDGGGGVTPEMIMREEQLRFFPALPQARWTRVHDFFRDAHDTAARKELTVWQGEIYLELHRATLTSQSAVKRVHRKAERGLVTAETLAGLAYLLGGEQPASMERPWRVVLKNEFHDILPGSSIAEVYVDAANELDAVVKEARSAQMAAMKSIAAQLPAGEGNNVLVVNPSLSERPLRLTLSDGSTIAAEGRIAPLGIAVLASEALQPKSGLSAGRDYLENAVLKVRLAKDGSIASILHKPTGREALEGCSNRLFVYPTDKPRNWDAWDVEEDYAARGEEVTRLDSLELIEEGPHRAAIKIVRTWRHSRITQVLSLGANARRLDIQTELDWHDRRVFLRTLTGVAVRHARATCECAYGVVERPTHSNTSWEAAMFEAPAHRFADLSEPGFGVAILNDAKYGHSVRGNVLGLSLLRAPVYPDPLADEGIQTFTYSLMPHEGTWYEGGVREEAEDLNQPLLALAVTDRATGRWQPLAAVGIDAALSAVKPSEDGDGLIVRVYEPAGRRGSFELRLPPRWQNMGVVSILEEPMEEVPNCGLRPFEVKSWRLARS; encoded by the coding sequence ATGACGCTTACTCTGACCCAACGCCTCGACCGCATTCGCGTCCGTATCGCAGAGCTGGAATACTGGCGCTCTCGCGAGACCATTGAGATAGACGGCTGGACCTTTGAAGGAGAGCCGATCGCAATCGGCAGTTCATGGCCACGCAAAGACGGTACTGTACGATTTTCCGGTGCAATCACCTTGCCCGGCCATTGGCCCCTCGACGAAGCTCGGCTCGTGCTTGACCTTGGCGGCGAAAGCCTGATCACGATCGTCGACGAGGCGGGCAAGGAGCGTCGGCTCGGCCTCGATCCCTATCACCGGGAATTCCTCGTGCCTTCGCGCAGCATCCGCATCTTTTCCGAAACTGTCGCGCGCCTGCCCTTTGGAGAACCCGTGCAGCACCCGAGGCTGGAACGTGGTGCAGTCATCTGGCTGGACACGGCCGTCGACAGGCTGTGGCTGCTCTTGCGGCAGGTCAGCGAAGCAGCAGACATCCTCGACGGCCACGAGGTCACACCGCACCTCCTCGATGTCGCCGAACAGGCCATGCGTACCCTCGACTGGCCGTCGGCCACCGCCGCCTATGTCGCGCGTACGGCGCCCTCGCCGATCCAGCAGAAGATCTGGCAGTTGCCGCCAGTTGAGATTTCACCCGAAGGTCTTAATCAGAGCCAGCGGGCCAGCGTGCTCGAAGCCTACGAAACACTTGTTGGACAGCTCAAGCAACTGCGCCAGCGATTTCCGCCGCAAGGCGAGATCGCACTGACCGGGCACGCGCATATCGATCTTGCATGGCTTTGGCCATACAGCGAAACCCGGCGGAAGATGCGCCGCACATTCCACACGGCGCTGTCGCTTATGGAGCAATCGTCCGATTTCCGCTTTAATCAGTCCACGGCCCACTACTATGCGCAGATAGCCGAGGACGATCCAGGCTTGTTGGCGCGTATCGTCGAACGGGTAAAGGCAGGCCAGTGGGAAACGCTCGGTGGCATGTGGGTCGAACCCGACACCAACATGCCGACCGGCGAGAGCCTCAGCAGGCAGATCCTTTATGGCCAGCGCTATTTCGAAAAGACCTTCGGGGTTCGCCATACCGTCTGCTGGCTGCCCGATTGCTTTGGTTTTTCCGGCGCCCTGCCCCAGCTTCTGCGTCAAGGCGGCATGAACAGCTTCTTCACGATCAAGGTCAATTGGTCTGAAACCAATCGCTTCCCCGCCGACCTCTTCTGGTGGGAAGGGCTCGATGGCAGCAGAGTGCTCGCCCACACATTCGACAATCCGATGCAAGGCTACAATGGCTTCGTGCGCCCGGATTGTTTCGTGCCGACCTGGAAGAACTTCCGCCAGAAGGACAAGCACGAAACCACGCTGCTTGCCGTGGGCTATGGCGATGGCGGCGGCGGCGTAACGCCGGAAATGATTATGCGGGAAGAGCAACTGCGATTCTTCCCGGCTTTGCCGCAGGCACGCTGGACACGGGTCCACGACTTCTTCAGGGATGCGCATGACACGGCGGCCAGGAAAGAACTGACAGTCTGGCAAGGCGAGATCTATCTGGAACTGCACCGCGCAACGCTCACAAGTCAGAGCGCCGTCAAGCGGGTGCACCGAAAAGCAGAGCGCGGCTTGGTGACCGCCGAGACGCTGGCAGGCCTTGCTTATCTTCTGGGGGGCGAGCAGCCGGCATCAATGGAGCGCCCCTGGCGTGTCGTCCTAAAGAACGAGTTCCATGACATCCTGCCCGGCTCCTCAATTGCCGAGGTCTATGTCGATGCCGCCAACGAACTCGACGCAGTCGTGAAAGAGGCGCGCTCGGCTCAAATGGCGGCGATGAAATCCATAGCCGCGCAACTGCCGGCTGGAGAAGGCAACAATGTTCTGGTGGTCAATCCCTCGCTGTCTGAACGACCCCTCCGCCTGACGCTATCGGATGGCAGCACAATTGCGGCCGAGGGACGGATCGCGCCGCTTGGGATTGCTGTTCTGGCGAGCGAAGCACTCCAGCCGAAGTCCGGCCTTTCAGCTGGGCGCGACTATCTGGAAAACGCTGTCCTGAAAGTGAGGCTTGCAAAGGACGGCTCCATCGCCAGCATCTTGCACAAGCCAACGGGCCGTGAGGCGCTTGAGGGCTGCAGCAATCGCCTTTTCGTCTATCCCACCGATAAGCCGCGCAATTGGGACGCCTGGGATGTCGAAGAAGACTACGCGGCTCGTGGCGAAGAGGTCACTCGTCTCGACAGCCTCGAATTGATTGAGGAAGGCCCCCACCGGGCAGCGATCAAGATCGTTCGAACCTGGCGCCACTCGCGCATTACGCAGGTTCTGTCGCTTGGTGCCAACGCGCGACGGCTGGACATACAGACAGAACTTGACTGGCATGACCGGCGTGTCTTCCTTCGCACGCTGACGGGCGTTGCCGTACGTCACGCGAGGGCCACCTGCGAATGCGCCTACGGGGTCGTGGAACGGCCCACCCATTCGAACACCTCCTGGGAAGCTGCGATGTTCGAAGCGCCTGCCCACCGCTTTGCCGATCTTTCGGAGCCTGGCTTTGGCGTTGCCATCCTCAACGACGCCAAGTATGGCCACAGCGTGCGCGGCAATGTCCTGGGCCTCTCGCTCCTGCGCGCGCCGGTCTATCCCGATCCGCTCGCCGACGAAGGCATCCAGACGTTTACCTATTCGCTGATGCCTCATGAGGGCACCTGGTATGAAGGCGGCGTGAGGGAGGAGGCCGAAGATCTAAACCAACCGCTGCTGGCGCTCGCCGTCACAGATCGCGCAACAGGCAGATGGCAGCCGCTCGCCGCTGTCGGGATCGATGCGGCACTTTCCGCCGTCAAGCCTTCGGAGGATGGCGATGGCCTCATCGTGCGCGTGTACGAGCCTGCCGGGCGGCGCGGCAGCTTTGAGTTACGCCTTCCGCCGCGCTGGCAGAACATGGGCGTCGTCAGCATTCTCGAAGAGCCGATGGAAGAGGTGCCAAATTGCGGTTTGCGCCCCTTTGAGGTCAAGAGCTGGCGATTAGCCAGGTCTTGA
- a CDS encoding extracellular solute-binding protein, whose product MLALAATTFLAVPHDGTAQETITGDIVGKADAPNKLVFRMTTDGPRNNEPAYAQGYSKLFNDFIGKHSDWQIELQMMSGDIGQEQARMLEQAKSGSAPDCAAVDSFVLPLFKKAGVLQSFSPYFTKEEIDQLFPFIREGITGSDGSIYAWWWSTDLRVLYRNKEIVPDAPKTWDDLKKAALSSVEQGMEGVLFNGGRYEGTTFDWLANFWAQGGKLVDDDGKPIFGEGENRDKFIKAVNYYRDLVESGAAPKRVATIGNYDDFNAAAAAGTTALFVGGNWQYAQLKTALDADEFAKWAFSPLPGPTADQRSTGTGGWTVAAFSKDTGKVKLCAELARDIYMGPANALQEQLPTRADLYDKYEVFSSDANKTFAAALKFGQARPGAPVYPEISNQIQIMMGKVLTGVQPTEAAVDEAFAASLSAFKRS is encoded by the coding sequence ATTCTTGCACTGGCGGCCACCACTTTCCTGGCCGTGCCGCATGACGGCACGGCACAAGAGACCATCACGGGCGACATCGTCGGCAAGGCCGACGCACCCAACAAGCTGGTTTTCCGGATGACGACGGATGGTCCGCGCAACAACGAGCCGGCTTACGCGCAAGGCTACAGCAAGCTGTTCAACGACTTCATCGGCAAGCATTCCGACTGGCAGATCGAGTTGCAGATGATGTCCGGGGATATCGGACAGGAACAAGCGCGCATGCTCGAACAGGCCAAATCGGGCTCGGCCCCCGATTGTGCAGCCGTCGATTCCTTCGTGTTGCCGCTCTTCAAGAAAGCCGGCGTCCTGCAGTCCTTCTCACCGTACTTCACCAAAGAGGAAATTGACCAGCTCTTCCCCTTTATCCGCGAGGGCATCACCGGCTCTGACGGCAGCATCTACGCATGGTGGTGGTCGACCGACCTTCGCGTGCTTTACCGGAACAAGGAAATTGTTCCTGACGCGCCGAAGACCTGGGACGACTTGAAGAAGGCGGCCCTTTCCTCGGTCGAGCAGGGAATGGAAGGCGTTCTGTTCAACGGCGGGCGCTATGAAGGGACGACATTCGACTGGCTCGCCAACTTCTGGGCCCAAGGCGGCAAACTGGTGGATGACGATGGCAAGCCGATCTTCGGCGAGGGCGAAAACCGGGATAAATTCATTAAAGCCGTCAACTACTACCGCGATCTCGTGGAGTCCGGGGCCGCTCCGAAACGCGTGGCGACCATCGGTAACTATGACGACTTCAATGCAGCGGCAGCGGCCGGCACGACGGCGCTATTTGTCGGTGGCAACTGGCAATACGCACAGCTCAAAACAGCGCTTGATGCCGATGAATTCGCCAAATGGGCTTTCTCTCCGCTTCCTGGCCCGACAGCAGACCAGCGCTCAACGGGCACCGGCGGGTGGACGGTGGCGGCTTTCAGCAAGGATACTGGAAAGGTGAAGCTTTGCGCCGAACTTGCCCGCGACATCTACATGGGACCTGCCAATGCGCTGCAGGAACAGCTTCCGACCCGCGCCGATCTCTATGACAAATACGAGGTCTTTTCCTCAGACGCCAACAAGACCTTTGCTGCAGCGCTGAAGTTCGGGCAGGCAAGGCCCGGCGCACCCGTCTATCCCGAAATCTCAAATCAGATTCAGATCATGATGGGCAAGGTGCTGACGGGCGTCCAGCCGACCGAGGCTGCCGTGGACGAGGCATTCGCCGCCTCGCTTAGCGCCTTCAAACGCAGCTGA
- a CDS encoding carbohydrate ABC transporter permease — protein MMDASIAANGRQRIGRKADGRHSPSPLPWLMPLILVLGVFYLYPLLDVFRFAFTNVSLLGTDEVYTLQTIVTTLSKPELLQILWVTLVFTASSVVAQQFFGLFIALIVLHSEKRRLFGSTIVRTTALVAWVVPGIAGGIIWKMLFNEAPFGGLNSLLRLIGVPAVQWLSDPHMVMWSVVISNVWRGTAFSMVVMYAASKAIDPVLYEAAEVDGANPWQRLIYITLPQLRTAILVNMILITIQTLNTFDAIISLTGGGPGRATEVLSLYTFNVVFRNYDLAAGAVLSILMLTISLGLALVYARFLPRGEPS, from the coding sequence ATGATGGATGCAAGCATTGCCGCCAATGGCCGCCAGAGGATCGGCAGGAAAGCCGACGGACGGCATAGCCCCTCCCCGCTGCCTTGGCTTATGCCCCTCATCCTTGTCCTTGGCGTCTTTTATCTTTATCCCTTGCTGGACGTCTTCCGCTTCGCGTTCACCAACGTCTCGCTGCTTGGCACGGACGAGGTGTATACGCTGCAGACGATCGTCACCACATTGTCGAAGCCCGAGCTCTTGCAAATCCTGTGGGTGACACTCGTCTTCACCGCGTCGAGCGTCGTTGCGCAGCAATTCTTCGGGCTTTTCATCGCCTTGATCGTTTTGCATAGCGAAAAGCGCCGGCTCTTCGGCTCGACGATCGTGCGAACAACAGCCCTTGTGGCCTGGGTTGTTCCGGGCATTGCCGGCGGCATCATCTGGAAAATGCTTTTCAACGAAGCGCCGTTTGGCGGATTGAACAGTCTCTTGCGGCTGATCGGCGTCCCGGCTGTGCAGTGGTTGTCGGATCCACACATGGTCATGTGGTCGGTCGTGATCTCCAATGTCTGGCGCGGCACGGCGTTCTCGATGGTTGTGATGTATGCGGCGAGCAAGGCCATCGATCCTGTTCTTTACGAGGCTGCCGAAGTTGACGGTGCAAATCCATGGCAACGGCTGATCTATATCACTCTGCCCCAGCTGCGCACCGCTATTCTCGTCAACATGATCCTCATCACGATCCAAACCCTGAATACGTTTGATGCAATCATTTCGCTCACCGGCGGCGGCCCCGGACGCGCGACCGAGGTTCTTTCGCTCTACACCTTCAACGTCGTGTTCCGAAACTACGATCTTGCAGCCGGCGCGGTCTTGTCGATCCTGATGCTTACAATCAGCCTTGGCCTTGCACTCGTCTATGCTCGTTTTCTGCCAAGAGGAGAACCGTCTTGA
- a CDS encoding carbohydrate ABC transporter permease — protein MRPLRQDRIGDALSYLFLAITFLFFAWPLLWLLSLALRTRKEIFLGVSRLIPKAPTLENFGAILSSDKFAGYLWNALILSSCSAIGCLIVALPAAYAFSRFPFRGKGTWMMVLLAFQMISPLVIMVPLYRYMAALHLTDSHFGATMVYIALAVPMVTWILKGSIDGIPKSLDEAAVIDGCGHFSVFWRIILPLSAPGIASAFIISVIAGWSQFLVPFLLISKESLMPIGVGIFQYAGTQNDSSLQLLAAACLVSVVPAIVAFLALQRLILGAMTEGAVKG, from the coding sequence TTGAGGCCTCTCAGACAAGATCGCATCGGCGATGCGCTCAGTTATCTGTTCCTTGCCATAACGTTTCTTTTCTTCGCCTGGCCGTTGCTTTGGCTGCTGTCGCTTGCGCTAAGGACGCGCAAGGAAATCTTTCTGGGCGTGAGCCGTCTCATCCCCAAAGCGCCGACTCTGGAAAATTTCGGCGCCATCTTATCGTCCGACAAGTTCGCAGGATATCTTTGGAATGCATTGATCCTGTCCTCGTGCAGCGCAATCGGCTGCCTGATCGTGGCGCTGCCTGCAGCTTACGCCTTTTCCCGATTTCCGTTTCGCGGAAAAGGAACTTGGATGATGGTCCTGCTTGCCTTTCAGATGATTTCACCGCTTGTTATCATGGTACCCCTCTACCGCTACATGGCAGCACTTCATCTTACCGACAGCCATTTCGGTGCGACAATGGTCTACATCGCACTCGCGGTACCAATGGTGACGTGGATATTGAAAGGCTCAATCGACGGCATTCCGAAAAGCCTCGACGAAGCTGCAGTCATTGACGGCTGCGGTCATTTCAGCGTCTTTTGGCGCATCATCCTTCCCTTGTCCGCACCAGGCATCGCCTCGGCCTTCATCATCTCGGTCATCGCCGGCTGGTCGCAGTTTCTCGTCCCATTTCTTCTCATCAGCAAGGAATCGCTCATGCCCATTGGCGTCGGGATATTCCAGTATGCCGGAACACAAAACGACTCCTCCCTGCAGTTGCTGGCAGCCGCCTGCCTTGTATCGGTCGTTCCCGCCATCGTTGCCTTTCTCGCCCTCCAGCGGCTCATCCTCGGCGCCATGACGGAGGGCGCCGTCAAGGGCTGA
- a CDS encoding response regulator transcription factor, producing the protein MNEIHITKREREILTLMCDGKSAQEIAIILGCSVHTVRTHIEALKDTFAVYKDTALVAAALRTGVIE; encoded by the coding sequence TTGAACGAGATCCACATCACCAAGCGAGAGAGGGAAATCCTGACGCTCATGTGCGACGGAAAGAGCGCGCAGGAGATTGCGATCATCCTCGGGTGCTCGGTGCATACCGTGCGAACGCATATCGAAGCGCTGAAGGATACATTTGCAGTCTACAAGGACACAGCTCTGGTGGCCGCGGCGCTGCGGACAGGCGTGATTGAATGA
- a CDS encoding putative bifunctional diguanylate cyclase/phosphodiesterase: MLSSFRILEIMHQGVALLDADLRVVIFNERVGELLQAPKGAIEIGVSATGMAAQIPILGRSQLSGDSQESWLTHLLTRSTLLHQEICVGERIVSLTSTPVDDGGWLISCDDVSALASIRKDMADQNRRFDAALANMPHGLCMFDADKNLLLCNAGYCRLYDLPETLTRPGTPLWKILDYRQTAGNAPVQRDAYFDVVVEAALRGSAASENIVLTDGRVIKITHNPMENGGYVATHEDVTESVRSEEQIKHIAGHDPLTGLPNRTLLREKLEKDLALGSGAQRSALLSLDLDRFRHANDTLGHAVGDLLLKAVTDRLKKCLSEGDSIARLGGDEFVVFQEKAQTKERAAALAQRLVSAIGERFIVEGQSVQIGVSIGIAMAPDDGDTADGMLKNADIALNKAKTDGGGSYCFFEPTMDAGIDKRRKLELDLRQAIAGSQFEIYYQPQVNAGTAEIVGFEALLRWHHPERGLVSPAEFISLAEETGLIVPLGEWVLRQACKDAASWPGHVRVAVNLSPVQFRSPSLAHTIISALADSGLSAVRLELEITESVLLTDSEAALATLHHIKGLGVRIAMDDFGTGYSSLSYLRLFPFDKIKIDQSFIRELGDSKDCAAIVKAVADLGSRLGITTTAEASKRPTSSIR; the protein is encoded by the coding sequence ATGCTGAGTTCCTTCCGTATTCTGGAGATTATGCACCAGGGTGTCGCGCTGCTGGATGCCGACTTGCGGGTTGTGATTTTCAACGAGCGGGTGGGGGAACTGTTGCAGGCACCCAAAGGAGCCATCGAAATCGGCGTCAGCGCGACAGGGATGGCTGCTCAGATTCCGATCCTCGGCCGGAGTCAGCTATCCGGCGACAGTCAAGAGAGCTGGCTCACGCATCTCCTCACTCGCTCAACCCTGTTGCATCAGGAGATCTGCGTTGGTGAGCGGATCGTCTCCTTGACCTCCACGCCGGTGGACGACGGCGGATGGTTGATCAGCTGTGATGACGTTTCGGCGCTTGCAAGCATAAGAAAGGATATGGCCGATCAGAACCGCCGCTTCGATGCGGCACTGGCAAACATGCCGCACGGACTGTGCATGTTCGATGCTGACAAGAACCTGTTGCTGTGTAATGCAGGCTATTGTCGCTTGTATGACCTGCCCGAAACCTTGACACGGCCGGGGACGCCTCTTTGGAAAATCCTCGACTATCGGCAAACAGCTGGTAACGCGCCGGTTCAGCGGGATGCGTATTTCGATGTTGTCGTCGAAGCCGCGCTAAGGGGTTCTGCCGCCAGTGAGAATATCGTCTTGACGGATGGCAGGGTGATAAAGATCACGCATAACCCGATGGAAAACGGCGGCTATGTCGCAACCCATGAAGACGTCACCGAATCGGTGCGTTCCGAAGAACAGATCAAACACATCGCTGGTCACGACCCGCTTACCGGCCTGCCCAATCGCACGCTCTTGCGTGAGAAGCTTGAAAAGGACCTGGCCCTTGGTAGCGGGGCTCAGCGCAGCGCGCTGTTAAGCCTGGATCTGGATCGCTTCAGACATGCCAATGATACATTGGGACATGCAGTTGGCGACCTCCTGCTGAAGGCGGTAACCGACCGGCTGAAGAAATGCCTGAGCGAGGGCGACAGCATTGCGCGGCTGGGCGGCGACGAATTCGTCGTCTTTCAGGAAAAGGCCCAAACGAAGGAGCGCGCCGCTGCCCTGGCGCAAAGGCTTGTCAGTGCCATCGGTGAGCGGTTTATCGTCGAGGGGCAATCTGTTCAAATCGGCGTAAGCATCGGCATTGCGATGGCTCCTGACGACGGCGACACGGCAGACGGTATGCTGAAGAATGCCGACATCGCTCTCAACAAAGCGAAAACCGATGGCGGAGGCAGCTATTGCTTCTTCGAGCCTACAATGGATGCCGGCATCGACAAGCGGCGCAAACTCGAACTCGACCTTCGGCAGGCTATCGCAGGCAGCCAGTTTGAAATCTACTATCAGCCGCAGGTCAATGCGGGAACCGCAGAGATTGTCGGCTTCGAAGCGCTTTTGCGTTGGCACCATCCCGAGCGGGGCCTGGTTTCACCGGCTGAATTCATCTCACTGGCGGAAGAAACCGGCTTGATCGTGCCACTTGGGGAATGGGTGTTGCGCCAGGCCTGCAAAGATGCCGCAAGCTGGCCAGGGCATGTAAGGGTTGCGGTGAACCTTTCCCCCGTTCAGTTCAGAAGCCCCTCGCTTGCCCATACGATCATTTCTGCTCTTGCTGACTCCGGTCTCTCGGCTGTTCGGCTTGAACTCGAAATTACCGAATCCGTCCTTCTCACTGACAGCGAGGCGGCCCTGGCAACCCTGCACCACATCAAGGGACTCGGAGTGAGGATCGCCATGGACGACTTCGGCACCGGATATTCCTCCTTGAGCTATCTAAGGCTTTTCCCGTTTGACAAGATCAAGATCGATCAATCGTTCATCCGTGAACTTGGAGATTCCAAGGATTGCGCCGCCATCGTGAAGGCGGTGGCTGATCTGGGATCCAGACTGGGTATCACGACCACTGCCGAAGCGTCGAAACGACCGACCAGCTCGATCAGGTAA
- a CDS encoding ROK family transcriptional regulator: MILAAIHRGAPISRTELSHQSRLTKQAVTRIVDRLLDEGLVMEARRRHGLRGQPAIELEIDPEGVFSVGANIDRDHLTIVAVDAAGTVRGRIHHERRFLLPDDFACLMAEALSSFRRRRVIEETRLAGIGLAIPDWLGEVKVVGFPSEYRQWNGYDVRGALEAISDHAVFIDNDANAAALGEIEYGLGTEIGSFFYILANACLGGSLVIDGVRHKGASGIGGEIGWLPVVFDDGPFQGSTQPLGEMFSLFILFDYLERNGIKATTPADLLNLDDAGRSCVSRWLRKISIKLAQAIVDIGMVVDPESVLIGGRFPVRLIDELLVYVHEEISRLGARAPSLHRAAGSEDAAALGAAAIPLAHRLGLPSAEPGQRFRNPISNRQSQIPVTVA, encoded by the coding sequence ATGATCCTCGCCGCAATTCATCGCGGGGCTCCGATTTCGCGCACGGAGCTTTCGCATCAATCGCGGCTGACAAAGCAGGCCGTCACCCGCATCGTCGATCGATTGCTCGATGAAGGACTCGTGATGGAGGCGCGCCGCAGGCACGGCCTGCGCGGACAACCTGCCATCGAGCTGGAGATCGATCCCGAGGGCGTGTTTTCGGTCGGCGCCAATATTGATCGCGATCACCTGACGATCGTCGCCGTAGACGCAGCCGGCACGGTTCGGGGACGCATCCATCACGAAAGGCGCTTCTTGCTGCCGGACGACTTCGCGTGCTTGATGGCTGAGGCGCTATCGTCCTTTCGACGCCGCAGGGTCATCGAAGAAACTCGTCTGGCGGGGATTGGCCTTGCTATTCCCGACTGGCTCGGAGAGGTCAAGGTCGTCGGCTTTCCATCAGAATACCGGCAATGGAATGGCTATGACGTGCGCGGTGCGCTCGAGGCCATTTCCGATCATGCGGTGTTCATCGACAATGACGCCAACGCTGCTGCGCTGGGGGAAATCGAGTATGGCCTCGGCACGGAAATCGGCAGTTTCTTTTATATCCTCGCCAATGCCTGTCTCGGCGGCAGCCTCGTCATAGACGGGGTCCGTCATAAGGGCGCCAGCGGAATCGGCGGAGAAATTGGCTGGCTGCCGGTCGTCTTCGATGATGGCCCGTTTCAAGGAAGCACCCAGCCGCTCGGCGAGATGTTCTCGCTGTTTATCCTGTTTGATTATCTTGAGCGCAACGGCATCAAGGCGACAACCCCGGCAGATCTTCTCAACCTTGACGATGCAGGCCGCAGCTGCGTCAGCAGGTGGCTGCGAAAAATCAGCATCAAGCTTGCCCAAGCGATTGTCGATATCGGCATGGTGGTTGATCCGGAGAGCGTTCTCATCGGTGGCCGCTTTCCTGTCCGTCTGATTGATGAACTGCTTGTCTACGTCCACGAGGAAATTAGCCGCCTTGGCGCACGAGCGCCGTCTCTTCACCGGGCGGCCGGCTCTGAAGATGCCGCTGCTCTCGGTGCTGCAGCAATCCCGCTTGCCCATCGTCTGGGGTTGCCCTCGGCCGAACCGGGTCAGAGGTTTCGAAATCCAATCAGCAACCGACAGTCCCAAATTCCGGTCACCGTTGCGTGA
- a CDS encoding ROK family transcriptional regulator: MKTGRRLSVSGASRGRDRNDDRPGISPVDIADHNSRTAMGLLRRFGPLTRQELSRHLGLTEPAITGIMRRLADAGLVSGKKRPTTAHYTALEFSLQADAAYSLGIRLGAHGGEAVVMDLAGRIIQQRAFAQPEETKEAVLHIRHAAGLAGKLLGCGIALSAGAPFDRKTIEDSLALDVGPLFFLDDTEAAVNAEHILGIGDREGGLVIVIIDETVRAGLLIGGRPFRGVHGLAGQIGDMRSGVDGASLNEVASLPSFKDYLAAHPGETDGWVAIAARHLHEAVLAISGFIAPGAILVGGALPDDVFEAIIARLSRERDDKIRDLVIAPWIPTVQRASFPWAGVAVGAALRPFSETLLPDDRP; this comes from the coding sequence TTGAAAACAGGACGGCGGCTTTCGGTATCTGGTGCATCGAGGGGGCGGGATCGAAATGATGACCGTCCAGGCATCAGCCCGGTCGACATTGCAGATCACAATTCCCGCACGGCCATGGGGCTCCTGCGCCGTTTTGGGCCGCTGACCCGTCAGGAGCTTTCCAGGCATCTTGGCCTGACTGAGCCGGCAATAACGGGAATTATGCGCCGCCTGGCCGATGCGGGGCTGGTCAGCGGGAAAAAGCGTCCCACAACTGCACACTACACGGCACTCGAGTTTTCGTTGCAAGCCGACGCGGCATATTCCCTGGGGATCCGCCTCGGTGCGCATGGCGGCGAGGCGGTCGTCATGGATCTTGCCGGTAGGATCATTCAACAGCGAGCCTTCGCACAGCCTGAAGAAACCAAGGAGGCTGTCTTGCACATCCGGCATGCCGCTGGCCTCGCCGGCAAATTGCTGGGATGCGGCATCGCTCTTTCGGCCGGCGCGCCTTTCGATCGGAAAACCATTGAGGATAGCCTTGCATTGGACGTTGGCCCGCTGTTTTTCCTTGATGACACCGAGGCGGCCGTCAATGCCGAGCATATCCTCGGCATCGGCGACCGCGAAGGCGGGCTGGTGATCGTGATCATCGACGAGACTGTGCGCGCCGGGCTTTTGATCGGCGGGCGGCCGTTTCGGGGTGTCCACGGATTGGCTGGCCAGATTGGCGACATGCGCTCGGGTGTTGATGGCGCGAGCCTGAATGAAGTCGCGAGCCTGCCCTCGTTCAAAGACTACCTTGCAGCCCATCCAGGCGAAACGGATGGCTGGGTGGCGATTGCTGCGCGCCATCTTCATGAGGCGGTTTTAGCGATTTCAGGATTTATCGCCCCGGGCGCCATCCTCGTCGGCGGCGCTCTGCCCGACGATGTTTTCGAGGCAATAATTGCGCGCCTGTCGCGCGAACGGGACGACAAAATTCGCGATCTCGTGATTGCGCCTTGGATACCGACGGTGCAGCGTGCGTCCTTTCCGTGGGCAGGGGTGGCCGTCGGCGCCGCGTTGCGGCCCTTCTCCGAGACACTCCTGCCCGATGACCGTCCATGA